A section of the Desulfobaccales bacterium genome encodes:
- a CDS encoding sugar transferase, whose amino-acid sequence MWSYLLTNGRRKRILLLLGDALFLGGVGLLLVNFTPNRLSGPWPILQRESWLLLGLAGGALVYAAHRTGKTLKRPEILTLLVSGGLWVSFWLASPLLPLASPPPVLVLVLLTAAVACAWHGVAKRVFFPPIRLVLVGQDPFLAEISRLLAHEPSSFEVAWKAGLSHFHPGDRLPERQRPMDAVVYGRDLGSDCEHLVHLRLCGLPVWDAATFYQNLTGRVPVAAISPAWLLEQVRQRRLAGRIYIFAKRLLDLTLALLLLPVALPVLAVCALAIKLDSKGPVFFVQERLGEGGVPFRLYKLRTMVVEAEAAGPQWCRDHDPRITRVGRILRRLRLDELPQIFNVLKNDMSFVGPRPIRAHFTELLAQEIPFYRLRLLAKPGLSGWAQVHSGHANTVAAHALMLQYDLFYLLNRSLLLDLLVIFKTIKVLLTGQGR is encoded by the coding sequence ATGTGGTCCTATCTTCTCACCAACGGTCGCCGCAAACGGATTCTCCTTCTCTTGGGAGATGCCCTTTTCCTCGGGGGGGTCGGTTTGCTCCTGGTCAATTTCACCCCCAACCGCCTTTCGGGACCATGGCCGATATTGCAGAGGGAGAGCTGGCTGCTTCTCGGGCTGGCAGGAGGCGCTCTGGTTTATGCGGCGCATCGGACCGGAAAGACCCTGAAACGCCCGGAAATCTTAACCCTGCTGGTGAGCGGGGGGCTGTGGGTGTCCTTCTGGCTGGCCTCCCCTCTCCTGCCGCTGGCCTCTCCTCCCCCGGTCTTGGTCCTGGTCCTGCTCACCGCGGCAGTGGCCTGTGCCTGGCATGGAGTGGCAAAGAGAGTATTTTTCCCCCCCATCCGCCTGGTGCTGGTGGGCCAGGACCCCTTCCTGGCAGAGATCAGCCGCCTCCTGGCCCATGAACCCAGCTCCTTTGAAGTGGCATGGAAAGCCGGCCTCTCCCACTTTCACCCCGGAGACCGTCTCCCCGAGCGGCAACGCCCAATGGATGCCGTGGTCTATGGCCGGGATCTGGGATCGGACTGCGAACATCTTGTGCATCTGCGTCTTTGTGGCTTGCCCGTCTGGGACGCCGCCACTTTCTACCAGAACCTCACCGGGCGGGTGCCCGTCGCCGCCATTTCTCCTGCCTGGCTGCTGGAGCAGGTCCGCCAGCGCCGGCTGGCCGGCCGGATCTATATTTTCGCCAAGCGCCTCCTGGACCTCACCCTGGCCCTTCTGCTCCTGCCTGTGGCCCTGCCGGTCCTGGCGGTGTGCGCCCTGGCCATCAAACTGGACAGCAAGGGTCCCGTCTTCTTTGTCCAGGAGCGTCTGGGGGAAGGCGGGGTGCCCTTTCGTCTTTACAAGCTGCGCACCATGGTAGTGGAGGCGGAGGCGGCCGGCCCGCAATGGTGCCGGGACCATGACCCCCGCATCACCCGGGTGGGGCGGATCCTGAGGCGCCTGCGTCTGGATGAGCTCCCTCAGATCTTCAACGTTCTCAAAAACGACATGAGCTTTGTGGGGCCGCGGCCCATCCGGGCCCATTTCACCGAGCTTCTGGCCCAAGAAATTCCCTTTTATCGCCTGCGCCTCCTGGCCAAACCCGGGCTCTCCGGCTGGGCCCAGGTGCATTCCGGGCATGCCAACACGGTGGCGGCCCATGCCCTGATGCTGCAGTACGACCTCTTCTATCTCCTGAACCGCTCCCTGCTTCTCGATCTCCTCGTCATCTTCAAGACCATCAAGGTGCTCCTCACCGGTCAGGGCCGCTGA
- the thiM gene encoding hydroxyethylthiazole kinase encodes MEVNAALLLRRVRERQPVVHHLTNWVTIYDCANVVKVLGASPVMAHAREEVADMVALAHSLVLNLGTLTPELVEAMKVAARAANARGLPVVLDACGVGATPLRDQKCRELLEEVRIDILKGNASEVARLGGEAVITRGVDATEVAGDLASLAIRLARERHLTVVVTGPEDLVTDGQVLWRVRNGDPMMARVVGTGCMATSVIGAFAAVEPDRPVAAAAALVCFGIAGECAAKGCLGPGSFKECLFDYLYHLDGPTVERLKKVEGCAVSTLSPTGP; translated from the coding sequence ATGGAGGTCAACGCCGCCCTGCTGTTACGGCGCGTCCGGGAGCGCCAGCCGGTGGTGCATCATCTCACCAACTGGGTGACCATCTATGACTGCGCCAACGTGGTGAAGGTCCTGGGGGCCTCGCCGGTCATGGCCCACGCCCGAGAGGAAGTGGCGGACATGGTGGCTCTGGCCCACTCCCTGGTGCTCAACCTGGGCACCCTCACCCCGGAGCTGGTGGAGGCCATGAAGGTGGCGGCTCGGGCGGCCAATGCCCGGGGCCTCCCGGTGGTGCTGGATGCCTGCGGGGTGGGGGCCACCCCCCTCCGGGACCAGAAGTGCCGGGAGCTGCTGGAGGAGGTGCGCATCGACATCCTCAAGGGCAACGCCTCGGAGGTGGCCCGTCTGGGCGGAGAGGCGGTGATCACCCGGGGGGTGGATGCCACCGAAGTGGCCGGGGACCTGGCCAGCCTGGCTATCCGCCTGGCCCGGGAGCGGCATTTGACGGTGGTGGTCACCGGCCCTGAAGATCTGGTGACCGACGGGCAGGTGCTTTGGCGGGTCCGAAACGGCGACCCCATGATGGCCCGGGTGGTGGGCACGGGCTGCATGGCCACCTCAGTCATCGGCGCCTTCGCGGCGGTGGAGCCGGACCGGCCTGTGGCCGCGGCGGCGGCTCTGGTGTGCTTCGGCATCGCCGGGGAATGCGCCGCCAAGGGCTGCCTGGGGCCCGGGAGTTTCAAGGAGTGCCTGTTTGATTATCTCTACCACCTGGACGGCCCCACGGTGGAGCGCCTGAAAAAGGTGGAAGGATGCGCGGTTTCTACTTTATCACCCACCGGCCCTTAA
- the thiE gene encoding thiamine phosphate synthase produces the protein MRGFYFITHRPLSRRGLAADVKAALAAGVRVVQYRDKEADTRTLYEEACLLRKLCRGVLFLVNDRVDVALAVEADGVHLGQQDLPCRVARRLLGPDKIIGVTVSSLAEARQAVRDGADYLGVSPIFPTCTKPDAGRACGLELLRQIRAQVSLPLIAIGGITLENAPQVAAAGADGLCAISAVLSEPDVEAAIRRFQRLFATGRELTGPAASIREGLAP, from the coding sequence ATGCGCGGTTTCTACTTTATCACCCACCGGCCCTTAAGCCGCCGGGGCTTGGCCGCGGATGTCAAGGCCGCCTTAGCCGCCGGGGTCAGGGTGGTGCAATACCGGGACAAGGAGGCGGACACCCGGACTCTCTATGAGGAGGCCTGCCTCCTCAGGAAACTCTGCCGGGGGGTTCTCTTTCTCGTCAACGACCGGGTAGACGTAGCCCTGGCGGTGGAGGCGGACGGGGTGCATCTCGGGCAGCAGGACCTCCCCTGCCGGGTGGCCCGGCGCCTGCTGGGGCCTGACAAAATCATCGGCGTCACCGTGAGCTCCCTGGCCGAAGCCCGGCAGGCCGTGCGGGACGGGGCCGATTATCTGGGAGTCTCCCCCATCTTCCCCACCTGCACCAAACCGGATGCGGGCAGGGCGTGCGGTCTGGAGCTGCTGCGGCAGATCCGGGCCCAGGTCTCTTTGCCCCTTATCGCCATCGGCGGCATCACCTTGGAAAACGCCCCCCAGGTGGCGGCCGCCGGGGCTGATGGCCTGTGCGCCATCTCCGCGGTGTTGAGTGAGCCGGACGTGGAGGCGGCTATTCGGCGGTTTCAGAGACTCTTTGCCACCGGCAGGGAACTCACCGGCCCCGCTGCTTCCATTCGGGAGGGCCTGGCTCCATGA
- a CDS encoding Rrf2 family transcriptional regulator, with protein sequence MKLSTRSRYGTRLLVDMARHYAQGPIHLSDIARRQGVSVKYLEQIIIPLKKAGLVQSVRGPKGGHQLARPPAEITVAEIVSVLEDGLNLVECTERPEICDRAEICPTRIVWAEATQAMLARLKSITLADLARLPAPKERELFPESPSPAP encoded by the coding sequence ATGAAGCTCTCCACCCGCAGCCGTTATGGCACCCGGCTCCTGGTGGACATGGCCCGCCATTACGCCCAAGGGCCCATCCACTTAAGCGATATCGCCCGGCGCCAGGGGGTGTCGGTGAAATACCTGGAGCAGATCATCATCCCCTTAAAGAAGGCCGGGCTGGTGCAAAGCGTCCGGGGGCCCAAGGGGGGGCATCAGTTGGCCCGGCCTCCGGCAGAGATCACCGTGGCGGAGATCGTCTCGGTGCTGGAGGATGGCCTCAACCTGGTGGAATGCACCGAACGGCCGGAAATTTGCGACCGGGCGGAGATCTGCCCCACCCGCATCGTCTGGGCCGAGGCCACCCAGGCCATGCTGGCGCGGCTTAAGAGCATCACCCTGGCCGATCTGGCCCGCCTGCCGGCCCCGAAGGAGCGGGAGCTCTTTCCGGAGAGCCCCTCTCCCGCCCCTTGA
- a CDS encoding molybdopterin-guanine dinucleotide biosynthesis protein MobB produces MNPDRLPGNVIALVGPSGSGKTEIICRLVSWLTARGYKVGVLKHSHHSRPAVTPEAEACRQAGVRVYARPAPGALEIDAFCDGEPEPGPLLAFLAAQVEVLLVEGYKSGPLPKILLTGPEVEEVLPSRQGVVALISRQPGEGELPAFSPEDVEGLGNFVLRFLKGRERGSPERAPAPSGPAGGPDRPG; encoded by the coding sequence GTGAACCCCGACCGTCTGCCGGGAAACGTCATCGCCCTGGTGGGGCCCTCGGGGTCGGGGAAGACGGAGATCATCTGCCGCCTGGTTAGCTGGCTGACGGCCCGGGGGTATAAGGTGGGGGTGTTGAAGCACAGCCACCATTCCCGCCCGGCCGTCACCCCGGAGGCCGAGGCCTGCCGGCAGGCGGGGGTGCGGGTCTATGCCCGGCCGGCCCCCGGGGCGCTAGAAATTGACGCCTTTTGTGACGGGGAGCCGGAGCCGGGGCCGCTTCTGGCTTTTCTGGCCGCCCAGGTGGAGGTGCTGTTAGTGGAAGGCTACAAGTCCGGGCCGCTCCCCAAGATTCTCCTCACCGGGCCGGAGGTGGAGGAGGTGCTGCCAAGCCGGCAGGGGGTGGTGGCCCTCATCAGCCGGCAGCCAGGCGAGGGGGAGCTGCCGGCATTTTCCCCGGAAGATGTGGAGGGCCTGGGGAATTTTGTCCTCCGGTTTCTCAAGGGGCGGGAGAGGGGCTCTCCGGAAAGAGCTCCCGCTCCTTCGGGGCCGGCAGGCGGGCCAGATCGGCCAGGGTGA
- a CDS encoding NAD(P)-dependent oxidoreductase, giving the protein MQPAIGFMGLGIMGLPMAANLLKAGFGVKVYNRTAAKAEPLAALGATVAASPRELAAAVDLLIVMVTGPEAIQDLLWGQDGAFRELGPGKTLINMSSVAPRFSRELNSVLTGAGTTFIDAPVSGSKKAAEDRTLIILASGPKEAVDEVTPVLLAMGKKVVYCGEAGQGSMMKMTINLLLGLMMAGLAEAVAFGKAGGLSPETVMEVVHSGPLSCGLFQLKTEMLTQGVFPAQFPLKHMTKDAKFIIDTAFETGAGAPLGHLLLHLYRRGLSLGLGDEDFAAIYRVLEAPQG; this is encoded by the coding sequence ATGCAACCAGCCATCGGCTTTATGGGTTTGGGCATCATGGGGCTGCCTATGGCGGCCAATCTGCTGAAGGCCGGATTTGGAGTGAAAGTTTATAACCGCACGGCGGCCAAGGCCGAGCCTCTGGCGGCCCTAGGGGCGACGGTGGCGGCCAGCCCCCGGGAGCTGGCCGCGGCCGTGGACCTCCTCATTGTCATGGTCACCGGCCCGGAGGCCATCCAGGATCTCCTCTGGGGGCAGGACGGAGCCTTCCGGGAGCTGGGGCCGGGGAAGACCCTCATCAACATGAGCAGCGTGGCCCCCCGCTTCAGCCGGGAGCTCAACTCCGTGTTGACCGGGGCCGGCACCACCTTCATCGATGCGCCGGTGTCCGGCTCCAAGAAGGCGGCGGAGGACAGGACCCTCATCATCCTGGCCTCCGGCCCCAAGGAGGCGGTGGATGAGGTGACCCCGGTGCTTCTGGCCATGGGGAAAAAAGTGGTCTATTGCGGCGAGGCAGGGCAGGGGTCCATGATGAAGATGACCATCAACCTGCTTCTGGGCCTGATGATGGCCGGGCTGGCGGAAGCGGTGGCCTTCGGGAAGGCCGGGGGGCTCAGTCCTGAGACGGTAATGGAGGTCGTGCACTCCGGGCCTTTGAGCTGCGGCCTCTTTCAGCTGAAAACGGAGATGCTCACCCAAGGCGTCTTCCCGGCCCAGTTCCCCTTGAAGCACATGACCAAGGATGCCAAGTTCATCATCGACACCGCCTTTGAAACCGGGGCGGGGGCACCCCTGGGGCACCTCCTCTTGCATCTCTACCGGCGGGGACTGAGCTTGGGTTTGGGGGATGAGGACTTCGCGGCCATCTACCGGGTGTTGGAGGCCCCCCAGGGGTGA
- the bcp gene encoding thioredoxin-dependent thiol peroxidase, with protein sequence MTRLQPGDVAPPFALPDQEGQQVSLADFRGRKLLLYFYPKANTPGCTTQACTIRDAKRELEDLGVAALGISPDPPGAQKKFDAKYGLGFPLLSVPDHQVAAAYGAWGEKKMYGKTTQGIIRSAFLIDEEGRIMAAWYQVKPADTVTLATRALAGG encoded by the coding sequence ATGACACGATTGCAGCCGGGGGACGTGGCGCCCCCTTTCGCGCTGCCGGATCAGGAGGGCCAGCAGGTGAGTCTGGCGGACTTCCGGGGCCGCAAGCTGCTCCTGTACTTTTACCCCAAGGCCAATACCCCGGGGTGCACCACTCAGGCCTGCACCATCCGGGATGCCAAACGCGAACTGGAGGACCTGGGGGTGGCGGCCTTGGGCATCAGCCCGGACCCACCGGGGGCCCAAAAGAAGTTTGACGCCAAATACGGCTTGGGCTTCCCCCTCCTTTCGGTCCCTGACCACCAGGTGGCCGCAGCCTACGGGGCCTGGGGAGAGAAGAAGATGTACGGCAAAACCACCCAGGGCATTATCCGCTCTGCTTTCCTCATTGACGAAGAGGGGCGGATCATGGCGGCCTGGTATCAGGTGAAGCCGGCGGACACCGTCACCCTGGCCACCCGGGCACTGGCCGGCGGCTGA